In the Diospyros lotus cultivar Yz01 chromosome 13, ASM1463336v1, whole genome shotgun sequence genome, GTCGCACCTGCATGCGCATTGACGAATTCGTTATGTTCATGCCAAAGCAAGATTCGAAAGAATGGAATGTTTTCTTTGGTGATGGGCAAAGGTGTCCCCAGGGGAGGAGGAAGAGGCTGTTTCGACAACTCAAACATGTCGCTTGTCACCTTTCTTCGTTCGAgctaaaaaattgtaaatttagaGAATGCTGCAAATGCAGTTTCTTAATTAGTATGATTCTACAAGAACCACCCTTGTAGGTTCTGCTACTTACTTGTCCATGTACATGCTAAACAAACCATCGGCGTGTATTAAGTCATAAGTTCGAGGGTACGACAAGAAGGGCTCACACCTGCAATCAAGAGACTTCGTTTAGTCACAAAAGGAGCGACCTTATTGCTGCCACTTACCAAAGAGAAAACGAGATCCTGCAAATATTACCAGTTCATATAGGTCCCTATCAGGCCACGCTCATAGATGATCCCAAGAGTATTGTTCTTGGAATGATGAGAAGGAACCACATTCATGACCCACACTGGATAGCCAGCAAGGGCGGCGGCGAAGCCTCCTATGCCAGCATTCATGTCCATTATGTTCCTGTATCGACCAACCGAGAGAGATTTGAGAATGCTGCTATAGAGCTCGACCCTCCTTTTCCACAACTGATTTTCATCATTAAACATCTTGATCGTGGTCTCTATGGCTGCTGTGCTTCTCAGCCTAGGCGGTGCAGCGCTCAACCTCTTAGGCCATTCTTCCAGGGCACCTCCAGATACATCGCGAATGCCGGAAACCTTGGGGAGAGGAGTAATGCAAGCATCCATCTTCCTGTACCTGCAGAGAGCAGCAACTACTTTTAAAGCAAACTAGCAAGTTTCTTCGCCTAGTTTGTCCGTCATCTGGCGCAAAACCATAAACTCACCAGCCAGCATCAGGATCATCAGCTTCAGCACAGAATTTTGGAGTTCTCCAAGTCCTCACCTTCTGGGCACAGTGAATATGGTTAGTAGGCTTTCGCCACACCACGATCGAGCCAGTCTCCTCCGTCTTCTTCCAGCATAGCCGCCTGGCAAGATCTTCCAGGCGCCTCTGCTCATTCCCAGGGCCCTGAGATGTTCTCTCCCAGCTGCCCTCGTGGTTCATAGGCGGCCCCGACAGCACCCAGTATCCACCGGGGCGCAGAACCCGGTCGATTTCCAGCAAGAAGAGGCCATCTGGATTAACTGTCATTTAGGAATTACAGGAATGAATTTGCATTTGTCTGAACTGATGAAAGAAATGTAAGGATCAAGATTGAGTACCATAATCAGAGCAAAGGCAAGGAGCAAGGCATCTTGTGCAGTGAGCCATGTCCAGAGACCTGGCGGGCAATGCTAATCTGTGGGTACTGAGCTCAGTGAGCATGGCTGGAAGCCCTCTTTCAAGGGCAAGCTGCACTTGGGCTTCGTGGATAGAGTCTCTAGGCGCAATAGACATTGTCAAAATGTCATGTTCCATTAGGGAAGCTTCCGAGCTTGCCAGctgaggaggaggagagaggCCCATGAATACAAACTCCATAGATACATTCTCAAACTACTATAATAGTTCttgaattttagaaaatttaacaTGGTTCGGTTTCAAGAGATCTAAACTTGCAATCTCTTATAGTGGGACGAATCGGCTCGATCAATGATGGTGTAGTTTTTCGTGAGGGAAACTATGAACCCTAAcgacacaattttttttttttgagagagAAGGGTAATCATTTTAATACCCTCAAAAGAGATGTTAACgcattaaaatgtttaaaaggACAAAAATATCCTTATTCTTCTTTCCCTCACAATGGTTTTCTTTACGAAAGGAGTATTTTGTCTTTTCCAACATTTTGCTATGTTAACATCACTTTTTAAATGTGTTAATATAATCTCTCGATCAAAAATTTTCTTGATCTTCACAATTATAGGTAATAATCATTCCCTTGCTAAGTATACTAGTTGCAAAGTCATGGCACACTTGACACACAACCCAAAAActcatttacatttttttttttaaattattgaggTGCGATCAATCAAAACCTTTATTAAGAGGCTTATTTATACACAACTACCATCAATTTTTGATTTTCCTACTTGAGGTGTAGTTAATAGTacacatattaaaaaaatcatctacaaCAAGAATCAAAATAGAATCGAAGATGCTATTTGGACACCCAAAATTGACACTTTGGGTAACATTTATGTATTGACGTGttatattttgtatcatattattcatatcaatataaatatataacacattTAACAGACAAAGACAATGACACCCAAAAAGAAGGTTAATTAGTTAAAGAGAAGTTAGAATTACCCCACAGCCAACATCAAGGACAGTCCTTATCTTGCTCGACTTCAATGGCAGAACCCGACTGATCTCGTCGACATAACCCTTGACGTCGGACTGAAACGAGGGTCCCCCGCCGGGAAAAACAAGCCGGTCGCCTTCCAATCTCACCCAATTCTGGTTCTTCTTGGACATTGCCAGCCTCGGGAAAGGCACATTGCTGAACCAAGCATAGTCCCTGCTCTTCGGCCACGGAAACGGCCGCCGGTACCCCACCGGCGCCGGAACCAAACACCGCAGCTTCCGGGCGTCGCCGGAGCAATGCCGCTTCCGGTGAAAGGAACTTATGGGGCCTTGGCAAGGGCAGAAGTGGGTGAAATTGGAGGGGCAGAAAGGGAAGAACTGGGGGCTTTGCGGGGGGTCTGGGGGCAGAGGGAGAGAGTGGTTGGGATCGAAGCGGAGAGGGGAAGGAGATGGGCTGTAGAGAAGGCGGCAGAGTGGGAGTGGAATGGAGGAGGTGCGGCGGCGGGCGGTGTGGAGGCCGAGGATGTAGGAGAGGGAGCAGAGGAAGGAAAAGATGGAGAAGCGGCGGAGCAAATGGCGTGGGGTGCGTTTGTGGAAGGACGACTTCTTCTTGGTTGGGCGGGGAGGTGCTTCGGATGCCATTTTTCGGCGGCGGCGGCGTCACCACTCTCCCATTGccatgtgaatatatatatacaatacatattgaaaagaaaagagcTTTTGGAAGCTTCATCAATGGCGGGATATGCTTTCTCTGTGACTGTGACagtgagtgagagtgagagagagtgaaGTCGACAAGCTCTTTCTTTTACTGGGATTCCTTCCTTGGCTTGCTTCTCCTCTTTTCCAATGCAGCAAACATTGTCGGTGGCATATCTTACCACACATTATATTaggaatttaattaatataaatatataatatattgatatGAGCGTATCACTTAAGTGTTAATTTTAATGTTTACATAATATTTTCGTcctaaaaattcatatttgatATGCAAATGagatattattattgtaatatttgtGTACCTCTAAAACtgtcaacaaaatgaaaaaaaaaactaagaacGGGATAGAGTTCGAGCGAGACATCAACTATAGATTATAAAACTTACAAAATGCTTCTTTATCAAAGCCGATGGAATCTATGGCTCATCCTTCTCATCTAAGGGAGAATTTCATATTCGATAATAAAATGAGAATCCAAGTCATTCTCATTTTCGAAGATAGAATCAATAtgcatagaagaagaaaaactctCCCATTGAACAAGATCATTAATGAATAAGGAAGAACTTAATTTTCCCCCCCCCACAACACAAATTAAGTATTTGAATTATGAGAAGTTGAGATTTACATCAATAGGTTGTGAGTTCGATTTCTTGTCTTGCGCAATGAGACAAAGTCTCCACTTatgatttatcttctttgttGAAATCGAGGACACAAGCGATGAAAAATCACATAAAGACGATAATTCTAAAAAGAACTTAAGACATCTAATCTCACTTCATGTAGCATAACACCTTACTATTTGCATTCATCGAAGAAAGCAAGATATGAgcaataaaattttgttaaataacttaaatgtaaaatttattatttgtttaccCTTTTACGGTAGTTATgttgcaaaataatttttttctaaaaattaattcatgtaCTAGTGATGTGGATGTAATTTATACAATAGTGATGATGTCTCCATTATTGAATAGTGATGTCATGTTCATAAAAGTTCAATTTAATCATACTACTGAGTTGAATCGATTAAACTTGTCGattcgatttaatttttttcttatattgattcaattcaattaatttttcttaaatgtttaatttttaatttaattttttaattaaaataaccaaactaatcaaacaaattgaattttaaaacgacattattttgatatttataaaaataatattattttctttaattttatatattttctatcaattatttcaattttctttaattttttttgcatttaatcagtttaattaatttgattcaatttatacCGTTTGTGTTTAATTTCCACCATTGGAGATATCATCactaaatagtatttttctctACTTAAATCTAATGAATCTTGCAACCAAGTGAATGAGTTTGATGGAGTCAGATATGTACGTCACCACTGTAACATATAGACTGAAGAGACACATTATGTGCCACAAAAGCAAAAGAGCCATGCCAACTAAGTAATCGTGCAACTTTCAACACAAACCACTTCATTTATTGTTGGGTGAGCCTAACTCTGTGAGATTCCCCTTAAATAAGTCAACTCAATATGAGATTTCATCCATCATTCAGTTGCGAAAGTTGATCTCAATCCAacgacatatatatatatatatatataaaattgacaTGTGAAGCCATATGATGAAGATTTAGATGCATGATGATGAATGAAAGCAATTGGGTAGGGGGATTAATTAGATCTCATCATTGATATTCAAATTTCATTATCATACAGAGGGAGGAGCTTCCCTTGTGGGTTGAGCAACTTGAAcatcatgatgatgatgatgaagatctTCATGTTGATGGTGAGGTGAAGAAGAAGGGCACAAGCAATGGCAGACATGGTCGACGCATACAAAGGGCGTGCAGATGTCACAGGGGTCCCTGCAATCTTCATCTCTGTTGCAGTCAAATAAATTCTTTGCTTCCCCTCCCAGTTTCAACCCACCTTCATTATACatgcaccatcatcatcatcacacatGTCTAtgtagagagtgagagagagagagagagagagagagagagagtaccatATCCAGATGAAAGTATTAGAAGCAAGATAATGGAAGCCATTCTAACCAGAGCCTTTTCCATTTCCATGCTACTACTTCAAGCAAATAGCCAGCACCAGTAGTACTCTTTGGAGAATacaagatatatacatatatatatatatatatatatagagagagagagagagagtgtgtgtgtgttcatgATCATGTTCATGCTGATGCTGATGGTGATGCATGCATGTTAATTAAATGGTGATCAGATTCATTCATGTTCATTCTTAAAGACTCCCATAATTAATGGCTTCACTCTCTCTCAAATGATACATTTGGAATTACAtttggaattggaattccattTTATTCCCTTCTTGGGCAAGCAAGTAATTGGAATGgaattactattttattttattttaagagtaATAGAAACAAAGCCAAATAGAAATAAGGGGGCGAAAATGGAATATGGAAttgctattttatttatttcaatagtTACGGAAACTAAaacaaatagaaagaaataatggGACGAGAATGGAAcggaattattattttattcaattctcATGTTTGGTACGTAATGTAATAACTGCGATGGAATTGAATTAAgcaattaatttaatcatattaTCCTTAATAACTCAATCAAAATAGAAagttatacaaaatattaaaactccaaattcttattttttaaagcCTCACTCAActcccaaaaacaaaaaacgaatataatacaaaataaaaataaaaaatgacatttttaaaaaaattagaaaacaaagaTGAGGGAAAAACGagtaaattaagaaaatgagtgtgttttttttataaatattatttttaatatgcaaattataaaaattaattatttaatcaagtataaatataaatttcatcatccatacaaataaacataaaaataacttatttttgtccTTAACGTAGTTGTCTGGATAGCAGAGACAATTGCTCCTGTCTGTTGCgaaataaaaatgcatttataattttttttaatatttcaaaataacccccaaaatgtttctaaaattataaaaatagccCAAAATCGTTTCTTTAAATGTTTGTTTGACATTTCAAGGTAAGTTGGGCATCATTTCAGTATTTCTATGCACAAGAGACTCAACCTactctacaaaataaatataatttagttgcatatttttatattattaaagaaatttaattaaaatattcaataccttaaaaaataaatgcaataCCTCCCTACCATATAAtcctcctatt is a window encoding:
- the LOC127789096 gene encoding probable methyltransferase PMT19, encoding MASEAPPRPTKKKSSFHKRTPRHLLRRFSIFSFLCSLSYILGLHTARRRTSSIPLPLCRLLYSPSPSPLRFDPNHSLPLPPDPPQSPQFFPFCPSNFTHFCPCQGPISSFHRKRHCSGDARKLRCLVPAPVGYRRPFPWPKSRDYAWFSNVPFPRLAMSKKNQNWVRLEGDRLVFPGGGPSFQSDVKGYVDEISRVLPLKSSKIRTVLDVGCGLASSEASLMEHDILTMSIAPRDSIHEAQVQLALERGLPAMLTELSTHRLALPARSLDMAHCTRCLAPCLCSDYVNPDGLFLLEIDRVLRPGGYWVLSGPPMNHEGSWERTSQGPGNEQRRLEDLARRLCWKKTEETGSIVVWRKPTNHIHCAQKVRTWRTPKFCAEADDPDAGWYRKMDACITPLPKVSGIRDVSGGALEEWPKRLSAAPPRLRSTAAIETTIKMFNDENQLWKRRVELYSSILKSLSVGRYRNIMDMNAGIGGFAAALAGYPVWVMNVVPSHHSKNNTLGIIYERGLIGTYMNWCEPFLSYPRTYDLIHADGLFSMYMDKCDITDILFEMHRLLRPHGAVVIRDQVDTIVKVKGIMEKMRWKGKVTNNERGPFHPEKILFIDNFG